In Gymnogyps californianus isolate 813 chromosome 1, ASM1813914v2, whole genome shotgun sequence, the following are encoded in one genomic region:
- the MLF2 gene encoding myeloid leukemia factor 2 isoform X1 has translation MMGPWKQQRPPPPEGSMFRLMRDGEPEDPMFAMDPFAIHRQHMNRMLSGSFGFGPLLGITDGTTPGARQAGRRMQAGAVSPFGMLGMAGGFIDMFGMMNDMIGNMEHMTSGANCQTFTSSTVISYSNLGDGPKVYQETSEMRSAPGGIRETRRTVRDSDSGLEQMSIGHHIRERAHIMQRSRNHRTGDQEERQDYINMDESDAAAFDDEWRRETSRFRPQRGLDYRRHEGSSGRRAEGTRLAIQGPEDSPSRQSRRYDW, from the exons ATGATGGGTCCCTGGAAGCAGCAG AGGCCGCCCCCGCCCGAGGGAAGCATGTTCCGGCTGATGAGGGATGGCGAGCCGGAGGACCCCATGTTTGCCAT GGACCCTTTTGCCATCCACCGGCAGCACATGAACCGCATGCTTTCTGGAAGTTTCGGGTTCGGCCCGCTCCTTGGCATCACTGATGGGACCACACCTGGGGCTCGCCAGGCTGGCCGTAGGATGCAG gcaggagctgtttCACCCTTTGGGATGCTCGGCATG GCAGGTGGCTTTATAGATATGTTTGGGATGATGAACGACATGATTGGAAACATG GAGCATATGACAAGTGGTGCTAACTGCCAGACATTTACCTCCTCAACTGTCATCTCCTATTCCAACCTGGGTGATGGGCCCAAAGTCTATCAGGAGACCTCAGAGATGCGTTCAGCACCTGGTGGG ATCCGTGAGACTAGACGGACCGTAAGGGACTCGGACAGTGGCTTGGAACAAATGTCGATTGGACACCACATCAGGGAGCGGGCCCACATCATGCAGCGGTCCCGGAACCATCGCACGGGTGAccaggaggagaggcaggactACATCAACATGGATGAAA GTGATGCAGCCGCGTTTGATGACGAGTGGAGGCGAGAGACATCCCGTTTCCGGCCGCAGCGAGGGCTGGATTACCGACGTCATGAAGGCAGCAGTGGCCGTCGGGCTGAAGGGACTCGTCTTGCGATCCAGGGCCCTGAGGATTCTCCCTCCAGACAGTCCCGTCGGTATGACTGGTGA
- the MLF2 gene encoding myeloid leukemia factor 2 isoform X2 has protein sequence MFRLMRDGEPEDPMFAMDPFAIHRQHMNRMLSGSFGFGPLLGITDGTTPGARQAGRRMQAGAVSPFGMLGMAGGFIDMFGMMNDMIGNMEHMTSGANCQTFTSSTVISYSNLGDGPKVYQETSEMRSAPGGIRETRRTVRDSDSGLEQMSIGHHIRERAHIMQRSRNHRTGDQEERQDYINMDESDAAAFDDEWRRETSRFRPQRGLDYRRHEGSSGRRAEGTRLAIQGPEDSPSRQSRRYDW, from the exons ATGTTCCGGCTGATGAGGGATGGCGAGCCGGAGGACCCCATGTTTGCCAT GGACCCTTTTGCCATCCACCGGCAGCACATGAACCGCATGCTTTCTGGAAGTTTCGGGTTCGGCCCGCTCCTTGGCATCACTGATGGGACCACACCTGGGGCTCGCCAGGCTGGCCGTAGGATGCAG gcaggagctgtttCACCCTTTGGGATGCTCGGCATG GCAGGTGGCTTTATAGATATGTTTGGGATGATGAACGACATGATTGGAAACATG GAGCATATGACAAGTGGTGCTAACTGCCAGACATTTACCTCCTCAACTGTCATCTCCTATTCCAACCTGGGTGATGGGCCCAAAGTCTATCAGGAGACCTCAGAGATGCGTTCAGCACCTGGTGGG ATCCGTGAGACTAGACGGACCGTAAGGGACTCGGACAGTGGCTTGGAACAAATGTCGATTGGACACCACATCAGGGAGCGGGCCCACATCATGCAGCGGTCCCGGAACCATCGCACGGGTGAccaggaggagaggcaggactACATCAACATGGATGAAA GTGATGCAGCCGCGTTTGATGACGAGTGGAGGCGAGAGACATCCCGTTTCCGGCCGCAGCGAGGGCTGGATTACCGACGTCATGAAGGCAGCAGTGGCCGTCGGGCTGAAGGGACTCGTCTTGCGATCCAGGGCCCTGAGGATTCTCCCTCCAGACAGTCCCGTCGGTATGACTGGTGA